The Peromyscus maniculatus bairdii isolate BWxNUB_F1_BW_parent chromosome 6, HU_Pman_BW_mat_3.1, whole genome shotgun sequence genomic interval GCTTGACTGATACCATCCAGTCTTATTTACCAGTCAGTGAGGCCGGTGGAAAGTAGGGATTATCAAACTATTTCTGTAAAAgatcaaataataaataacttaGACTCTGTGGGTCAGACAGTCCGTCATAACTCCCCAGGTCTCCCACCATAGCAGAAGGTTGTGGGTGGTAGGTCAACAAATGAGGGGCTGTTTCCAAACAAAAGCTTTGGGGAAAGCTGTCCGGCTCACTGGCTACTGTTTGCCCATGCTTGTCCTAAAGGATGGCAATGAAAAGCAACTAAGGAATTCATTTTTCTCAGAATCCCATCCTGTGCTCCCAGACCTCCCGCATGTCATCCCTCCCCTTGGGGTACTTACATGAGCCTGGCCTTAGTTAGCAAATAAGGGTACCGAATCGGTGGTCTGGCTTTGGAATTTGTGGTGATTGATGGATgatggtgctggagatgaaacTCCCAGCCTCATGCTTGGTAGGAAAGTGCTCTACCTGGAACTACATCTCCACCCTTAAATTTTTAATGTTCCATTGTATAACCTAGTAGCTAAAACAGCATTGTTAATTACTTAGGAATTGTGGTATCTATAACTTCAATTGCAGTTGACAATCGAGACCAGTTTGCCTCTGAAAAATATATTCCTGgcttagttttcttttaaagaaccATACTTGgctttcttatatatttttttctcttaagaggCACTTAGAAGCGTATCCTAATTGTCTGCATGGATAGACTGGAGGAAGGCTTTGGAGGGTGTTTGCTCGTTTGTTTGCAGGGCGACCCGAGGTTCAGCAGGGAAAACGATGTAGGTTGTGGTTTAGGCAATGCTGGGACAGAAGCCATTTGACCATTTTGGACCCTGTGCTGGTACTTTTCTGTAGTTTGTTCAAACTCTGACTTAATTGCTGAATTTAGGGTAGCTATCTTTAGTTGAAGCCTAGAACCTTTAATACCCTGGGGAAAGTTACCTCTTAAAAACCCTTGGGTCATAATTTATTCTAGGGATGACCTACTCCTTCTTACAGCTCCCCGGGGACAAAGAGTTTGTACCGTGGCAGCAGGACTTGGATGATTCTGTGAAGCCCACCCAGCAGGCCCGGCCCACCGTTATCCGCTGGTCTGAAGGAGGCAAGGAGGTCTTCATCTCTGGGTCCTTCAACAATTGGAGCGCCAAGATTCCACTGATTAAGAGGTGACGACACGTGTTTCCATTGAGTCTGCAGAGCAGGACTGTCGGATACCTGCTCCCCTGTCTTAGGGGAGAGACTAGGCCTTGGGGAGCTTCTAACAGCATTGTGGGTATATTCTTCAGGAATGTGCTTCTCAAGCCATTTCTCGTCTGGAGGAGGTCTGGCACTAGCTAATTCCCGTTGCTTTGAATTCTGCATTAAAACAAAATGCACTGTGACATTCTAAGTCTCATGCCAGTTCATTGCCGGCAAAGCAATGGTGGATGATTTATGTGGTTGTCAGAGTGACCTTTTGTGTAGTGGGTCATTTTCCACAAAAGGCTCACCAAAATATGGAAAGAGTACCCTGAAATATTTCCCCACCCCAACCTATCTTTTACCTTATTCATAATCATGAGGACTCTGTTCTTTGTGTGTAAtgcgtgtgtgagtgcatgtatatgtgcatatatgtatgcccatgtatgtgcacgtggaggccaCAGCAAGAaccaagtgtcttcctctgtgcCTTTCAGCCCTATTGCCTTAAGACAAGCTCATTGAACCAGAATGTCTCCatctcagctagctttctttacTGGCCAGCACTTTCTCtgggtctgcttgtctctgcttccccaatgctggagttacaggcatgtgtagccatgcccagcttttgacCTGCATATtaggattcgaactcaggtcctcaagctcaCCACGAGCACTCTTCCTGGCTgagcccatctccccagccccaagaaatCTGTTCTGCTAGAACAAAGCAGTTTACTAAGATGAAACATTTTGGCAATCaatctccccaaccccagcaccccatcccccacccccagatacTGGTTAAGAATGAAGGTTTTGGGAGAGGTTGACAAGTACATGTCTTGAGTGACAGAGAAAAAGGAGATGGATTTATGCTTTgcatgggggtggtggtgggcacaAGATCGTAGCTCAGGAATGTAGAAGGCCCCTGGGATGGCGCCATCATGGCCCCTTTCCCCATTCTGTCTTCTTGAAGGAACTTGGCCTGTTTGACCTTCTGTGTTCTTCCCCAGTCATAACGACTTTGTTGCCATCTTGGACCTTCCAGAGGGAGAGCACCAGTACAAGTTCTTTGTGGATGGACAGTGGGTTCATGACCCATCAGAGGTAAGGCCTTGATTTGCAGGGGAGCCTCAGTGGTCTCATTAGGACTTATTGCCCTCTGGTTCAGTAGGCAACAGCCCCTCCCTACTAGAGACTTTTGTAAAAGTAGAGGGAGGTTGGGTGGAGAAGAAGGATTTGAAAGGGaatccaatcttttttttttattcactgtTTCAGCCTGTGGTTACCAGTCAGCTTGGCACAATTAATAATTTGATCCATGTCAAGAAATCTGATTTTGAAGTGTTTGATGCTTTAAAGTTAGATTCCATGGAAAGCTCGGAGACATCGTGTCGAGGTAATTTTGTGCTGTTACTTTCTCTTGCTGTGCCTTTCTAACAATACATATTCCTTCCCCAGAGTGGTTTCttgttgtattttgtattttcatgtctTCTCAGGAATCTTATAatgaccccctcccctcccctccaccccaccccacacactccACTATGACACAAATCCCCTGGTATAATGTCTGCCTTTCTTATTCTGATACACTGTTGTCCACTTTACCTTTGTATAACCTCCCAGTGGCCTGTGGTTTCAAAAGCTGTTTCCAGTAAGGTTTCACACTTTCCAATAGCATCTGGTGAAATGTAAAGGCTGGACACGTCTGGTTTGTCCTTCTAACCTGAATCAGCTCGTTTGAGAGCTCAACTGACAgttacggtttttttttttttttggtttttcgagacagggtttctctgcgtagctttgcgcctttcctggagctcacttggtagcccaggccggcctcgaactcacagagatccgcctggctctgcctcccgagtgctgggattaaaggcgtgcgccaccaccgcccggctgacagtTACGGTTTTATGAGAGCCTACGACTATAATTGTCgctgagggagggaaaaaaagaaaaaagccaataGTTATTATCTATGGATTGAATATCCAGGGGGAAATCCCGTGTGTTTCTGTTTCATGTAATATCCCTTTCCCCAAGGTCTTTATCTGTGCTTGTTCACTCTAGTAGCAGAGGCATGCTTTGCAAACAATGTCCATAGTTACTGTCTCATTAGTGAGAGTTATGCCTGCCTGGAGAACCACACACTTCTCCACTGAGCGTGTGGTCTCTCTCATGCATGGGAAGCCTGCCTGGAGAACCATACACTTCTCCACTGAGCGTGTGGTCTCTCTCATGCATGGGAAGCCTGCCTGGAGAACCACACACTTCTCCACTGAGCGTGTGGTCTCATGCATGGGAAGCCTGCCTGGAGAACCACACACTTCTCCACTGAGCGTGTGGTCTCTCTCATGCATGGGAAGCCTGCCTGGAGAACCACACTTTCTCCACTGAGCGTGTGGTCTCGTGCATGGGAAGCCTGCCTGGAGAACCACACATTCTCCACTGAGCGTGTGGTCTCTCTCATGCATGGGAAGCCTGCCTGGAGAACCACACATTCTCCACTGAGCGTGTGGTCTCTCTCATGCATGGGAAGCCTGCCTGGAGAACCACACACTTCTCCACTGAGCGTGTGGTCTCGTGCATGGGAAGCCTGCCTGGAGAACCACACATTCTCCACTGAGCGTGTGGTCTCGTGCATGGGAAGCCTGCCTGGAGAACCACACATTCTCCACTGAGCGTGTGGTCTCGTGCGTGCGAAGCCCGCCTCTGCTGATTGTCATGCCATCGTGCAACCAACTCCCAGCAGTAAAGTCGAGGGCTTGGACCCTCAGTGACCCTGAAGTAGAGCACATAGCAGAATCTCCAGGACAAGGGACAAATAGTCCATAGCACAGTAACCACCTATTTagaaaaattttgttttcagtatATAAACTCAGAAAGTTATGCTGAGCATTCTTATTGGCGGGAGGGGTGGTGATCCTAAAAGGTTTAAATTCTGAGGCCACTAGGACTATGATTATAGTATGAGCTACAAAGCCAAAGAGTATCTGACTGTCAATCATAATTATGTAGTGAGAAGACGAGCACACTTTGGGTTTCACCCATTTTCCCAGTCCAGTGATGTAGTGCATAGAATCCATTTATTAGGAACGTGCAGATAAGGGGTGTGGTCATGAGTGTGACTTTTCAGTGACAACTTGGGTTTTTAGTGTACAGACAGCACATGAAAGTTGTCCTGTGTTATCTCCCGATGGCATTTTTGTGGATGACGTGTCCAAAACAACTGACAGTGTCTGAGATGTCCCTGGTCCAAGGCTGCACTGTTACTGCTGCCTTCCTTTTGCCTTACATGCCGAAGCAAGCCGGAGTCATTAAAGTAGATTTATTAAAATCTTTTCTctggctgggcggcggtggcgcatgcctttaatcccagcactcgggaggcagagccagacggatctctgtgagttcgaggccagcctggtctacagagcgagatccaggacagaggacagatgccaaaactacacagagagactctgtctcgggggagggggggtgatcTTTTCTCTGgaactataaaattttaaaacaaagaaaacatagtttatttaatttttgtgggTTTAATctgaattcttttcattttaaagtagaATTCAGATACCATAAAACACATCTTTTTGAATTGTACAGTTTATCCATTTTTTTGGTATATTGAGTTTTTAAAACTGTCACCTCAAAAGAAAAATtgttcccatctcttcctcctccctgccctgtgtCAGTCACAAACCTGCCACATGGATTTGCCTGTTCAGGACAGTTCATAGAAACGTAACCATACACCATGCGGCTTCTTTCACTTAACGGGCTTCCGGGGCTTCCATCCTTGTTGAAACATGTTCTtgcttctgtttatggctgaatGGAAGTCCACGGTATGACAGTTCCTTTTTGATTATCCATCCATTGTTGACAGATACTTggattttgtttcctctttgaaGCTCTTATGAATATTGCTTATGAACACTCATGGCCAGGCTTTTGTGTGGGCTTATGTTTTATCTTAGGTGATACACCCAGTACTGGGTCACAAAGTtgaactgttttccaaagtggtgaTACTGTTGTTCATTTCTGCCAGTGATGGAAACCCTGTAGCTCGAAGCTCCCAGTTTCTCCACATTTCTGCCAGTACTTGTCATCTCAGTGGCAGCCAGCCCACTGAGCATGGAGTGGGACTGTGTTCTGGCTTACATCTGCACTTCTTTGACTATAGCTAGGTTTTGTTCTGTCTGCTGTGATCATTGTAGACTTTGAATGTATAACATTGTTGTCGGTTGCTTTggtagaaacaaaatgaaatataaccTTCTCACATTGAGTTCACAGAGTACCTTTGTATCCACTGTCACTGTGATTTCCTCAAAAGCATTGTGAATTAGGAAGATTTTTATCTTATGGATGTGGACACTGACCATAGTAAAGGGATCTGTCCAAGGTCCTCTGATTGGCAAATAGAGTTGGTTTCCTGGAGCCTAGGTCCGGACCTCTCATTGCTTTCTTACATCATGTTGCCTTGTTGGGAGGCCTCCTGGTCCATGTTCAGGATGACGCAGACATTCCCTTTGCTTCCTTACAGTTAGAGGCCCAGTAGGTCACAAGCCCTTACGTTCTAGGACTTGTACTACATTTAAGATTAATGGCTGTGCATTGATACCTTTCCCCATGCATTATTACTAACACTTCAACTTTCCTTCACTTTTGCATAAATATTTTTCAGACCTATCCAGCTCACCCCCAGGGCCTTATGGTCAAGAAATGTATGTGTTTCGATCTGAGGAGAGATTCAAATCCCCACCCATCCTGCCCCCTCACCTACTCCAAGTTATTCTTAACAAGGACACTAATATTTCAGTGAGTATCCTGAGCAGGCTGCTAGAGCATCTGGGGCTATCTAGGTTCACTGAGGCCAAACTTAAGTAACCTTGGGGCTGGAATTAGGACACAGATGTGTGAAGGCAGTAGGCCAGGTCACGTCAGCAGCACCATAGAATCCTTTTCCAAGACTGAACCGTGACTTCTTTAGGTACCAATAGCAAAATTTATAGTTGTTTCTGTTTATAGTAAAATCAGAACCAAATATGCTGGAATTAATGTCTACTGTGACTTCTATTCCAACACAAGATAAGGGTGCTCTCATTAGGGGATATACAGAAATACACAACTTTTTGTGTAActaatttttctctgtttttcttaattggtgGTTGATTCCCAGGAAGATTATTTCTGCCCTTTCACCCAAACCATCTATATTGttaggttttcattttaattctgttAAAGAAAATTAGCAGATGTTGGGGTTTAGCATTTCacctttagactgaggatttttcCAGATTTTATGATCTGGGAATGCATGATTCATAGGAGGCAAAATGTACCTATTTAGAGTTCTTAACAACCAGAGGAACAGTAAGCTatttgttttgtctgcatttaatcacatttgtgggggctggggggtgttTTTCCTCCTAGTGTGATCCAGCCTTACTTCCTGAGCCCAACCATGtcatgctgaaccatctctatgCGCTGTCCATTAAGGTAAGTGGTGGCCCTGGTGTCCCACAGCCTCCCGACTGGAAGGGTAGGAGTCCTGCATGCTCTTCAGTGGTAACTTGCTTGCTGCGGCTTTTAAAACTGCAGTTGGCAACTGACGGTCAAATGATAGAAAAGCTGTCTTTTTCTTACCTCTCAGGCTGTTTGATTTTAAATGCCAGTCTCTGGTCTGGTCCAGGCTAGCTGAACTGTCAGTGATGGGGACCCTCCTGCTCCCCAGTGTCTGTGGGTGGCTGGAACCTTTGTACCACCTGTTTACTTAAGTTTGGATTCGTAGTCGTTGGATTCAGTGAAACTCTGGTTTAGCTTCCTTCAACAAATGCTTGAATGAGACAGGAGAACTTCAAATGTGGACCTGAGCTGCGCTGAGATGTCCTGGTTGTGTGTACCCAAGTGTTTCCATCTCTTGTATGGTAGGGAGGGAGTCAGTGACGGACCGTCTGTGtctgccccacccctgccctaGACTCCTGGTTTCTTGTTGCTTTAATGTCTTTGTGGCTTGGCTGTTAGCATAAAAGTATGTGGTTCTGTGGCTGGCGAAGCTGATCCTCACAAGAACTCCGTGGAGAAGTTGGTGAGCGGCAGATTGAGTGGTCTCCTCCCCAGAAGTTCTGAGTAAGTGTGCCTAGGGTGACTCCAGCAGTTTCTCTGGAAGCTGCTCAGATTTCTTGGATGTGCAGCAAGAACAGGGAGGTCACTGGTAGAGCTGACTTTAATAGATTGTGTGggtgtatataaaattttaatatactgAATTTCATTTTCATAGTAACCTTGAGAGGTAAGTATTATTTTTAACCCCTGTTTTATAGATagagaaactgagactcagagaagGTCAGATGGCCAGTAAGTATAAGACGGGACTGAGCTCAGTCCTCTTTACCCTCGCCCCCCCTCTTTCCTGCCCATCCCCACCATGCAGGGCTTCTCAGGGATGCTCCTCTCTCACCGAGTTTGACCTGCCTGGCTCCCACCTCGTTAGGCTGTGGCTCGGCACAGACCAGCCGGAGGGTTAGTCCAGGACACGGTCATGGTGGACAGTACAGGGTGAAGGAAGATAGCAGGCCGCGCTGGTCTCTATGTTGGACTTTCGGGGTTCTTGGAGATCTGGTTGAGCTTTGCCTCTGTGACTGTCCTGTGGCTCTCAGTCGGTGTCCCTTGTCTTCTCTTCTGTGGCACACCCACGCTCTCCCGTACATCCTGGAAGTTGGTGCCTTTGCTGGTGGACTTCTCAGCTTGTTGGACCATTCAGAATTGACCCGTCAGATTGGATGTCTAAAGAAGCTTCTCGTACTTTAAGGATAGATAGGCACTCCCACGGTTCCCTCCCAGTCAGAGAGGATGCCTGGAGTTCCTCCTTGGCATTGAGTGGCAATTGGACCTACTTGAGGCCTTAGGAATGAGTGTTGAGAAGGATCATTCCCTTTCTTACCACATTTAACATTTCCTCTGGGAATGCTTGacggcactttttttttttttttacttgccaGGCTTAGGTCTAATATTGTAATTTGAAAGGAGAAGGGGGATGGAGTTATAAATTAGTATTTCTTCCTGACCTTTTATGTGTCAGATACTTTGATCTTCTCTTGTAATCATCAGAACCACTTTAATGGTAGCTATTATCCTTTGTATGAAGAAGTCTTAAAAAGGAGCAGAGGGACACAGACCATTATATAGACCACTCACGGCTGTCAACCCATACCACAATGGCAGGAGTCTGGATTGGAACTGAATTAGATTTGATAGCAAAACTAGCCTCGTTCTTTTATTTCAGACTATCTCTTGAAAAGTAAATGTGTTGGTTAGTGTTGTCAACTTGAAAAATTTTAGAATACTGTCAGGTGTGAGTCTGACCATACCTATTGGGAATTATAGTGAATACACTAATTGGTATAtgaagacccatcttaattgtgggcaggccattccctgggcagggtaTCCTGGACTGGATAAAGTGGGGGAAACATGCTCAATACAAATGTGCGATGTGCTCAGCTGCTTCCGCTTCCTGATGCCTTGGCTTCCCTGGCACAGTGGACTATAATCCAGAACTGTGACTCAGAATGACCTTTTCTCCAGTAAGTTGCTTTTATTGGAGTATTTCAGCAAGACCATGAGTGTCTGGGAAAGACTGATGGCTGGGAAGATCCAGCAGCCACCAGAACTAACGAATTATCTCTATGTGCTTTTCTGCCCTGCAGGACAGTGTGATGGTTCTCAGTGCGACCCACCGCTACAAGAAGAAGTATGTCACCACGCTGCTGTATAAGCCCATTTGAAGAGGACATCACTCCTTGCCTCCAAGGATTCTGGAGAAGCATCTCCCTTGCCTTTGAACTGAGCCGGTCTCCTGTGAGGCTGGAAGGCTGATTTGTGTTGAGGCTGATATGTGTGTTTCAGAGCCTCTGAGTAGGGTGCTCTGCTTTTACATTTGATTGCAGATGAGAGCTTTATGAGTTCATGGAGTTTattttcagagaaacaaaaccatatatatgcatatgagaGGAAGGTTACTGGAGGCCTCCTAGCCCAGCTGGATAGGTTCTCTCTGCCTAGCCAGAGAGAAGTCGCCAGGGCCTGAGTGGGAAGCTGTGGCCGCATCAATGAGTATACCGGAAGCTTCTTTTCCTAAAGTGAAAGAATAGCAAACTCTTAGGATCCTTGTCAGGCAGAGGGTCTGCCACTGTACCCTGGTGTCAAAGGGTCAGCCTTGTGCCAGGCTGCTGCCCTCCTTACAGCTGCCTCGTTGCAGGGTGGCTTTCCTTGCATGGATTGATTCTGTATTCCTGCAGTATGTGACACAGTGTTTTTATATGACACTAGATGCCCCACAAGAAGCCTCCTCATTGTATGTCCCCTGTTTAACGGTTTCCCTAGTGCTCATACATGACTACTCAGTCAAGTGAAAACCCCTTTGAAAAGGTGTATGGGATTAGACTCACCTTGGAGACTCGCGTTGCCGGGGTCTTCTTTTTAGCCTAGCACGGACCCAACACAATTTATTACAACTTGTTTTAATGTCTGAAGAAACACAATGGCTCAGTTTTAAGAGAAATGCACATCTTTGTGTTTCAGTTTGGGCCTGTATATTGGCTGTATGGCACACGCTCACGGGGCTTCCACTGGGCCTGGCCCTGTTTCCATCTGTTCTTTATCAGAGCACACGGTTTGTAGTGTGAAATTAGGAAACCTTCCACCTTTCATTCCTGAAAGAGTTTTATGTgcctacatttttctttaatttaaaaaaaaaaaaaaaagcaagcatgtCCATCAGTGTTAACAGCTACTAAAGAAGCTCAGGCTTTGGACAAATGGTTCTTAAGATTTTCTTCTCCAGTCTAGGGAATTCTGCAGTCTTGGGTT includes:
- the Prkab2 gene encoding 5'-AMP-activated protein kinase subunit beta-2 isoform X2, encoding MGNTTSERVSGERHGAKAARAEGGGHGPGKEHKIMVGSTDDPSVFSLPDSKLPGDKEFVPWQQDLDDSVKPTQQARPTVIRWSEGGKEVFISGSFNNWSAKIPLIKSHNDFVAILDLPEGEHQYKFFVDGQWVHDPSEPVVTSQLGTINNLIHVKKSDFEVFDALKLDSMESSETSCRDLSSSPPGPYGQEMYVFRSEERFKSPPILPPHLLQVILNKDTNISCDPALLPEPNHVMLNHLYALSIKDSVMVLSATHRYKKKYVTTLLYKPI
- the Prkab2 gene encoding 5'-AMP-activated protein kinase subunit beta-2 isoform X1; this encodes MGNTTSERVSGERHGAKAARAEGGGHGPGKEHKIMVGSTDDPSVFSLPDSKLPGDKEFVPWQQDLDDSVKPTQQARPTVIRWSEGGKEVFISGSFNNWSAKIPLIKSHNDFVAILDLPEGEHQYKFFVDGQWVHDPSEPVVTSQLGTINNLIHVKKSDFEVFDALKLDSMESSETSCRDLSSSPPGPYGQEMYVFRSEERFKSPPILPPHLLQVILNKDTNISCDPALLPEPNHVMLNHLYALSIKIEKLRLREGQMARQCDGSQCDPPLQEEVCHHAAV
- the Prkab2 gene encoding 5'-AMP-activated protein kinase subunit beta-2 isoform X3; its protein translation is MTYSFLQLPGDKEFVPWQQDLDDSVKPTQQARPTVIRWSEGGKEVFISGSFNNWSAKIPLIKSHNDFVAILDLPEGEHQYKFFVDGQWVHDPSEPVVTSQLGTINNLIHVKKSDFEVFDALKLDSMESSETSCRDLSSSPPGPYGQEMYVFRSEERFKSPPILPPHLLQVILNKDTNISCDPALLPEPNHVMLNHLYALSIKIEKLRLREGQMARQCDGSQCDPPLQEEVCHHAAV